Proteins co-encoded in one Rattus rattus isolate New Zealand chromosome 5, Rrattus_CSIRO_v1, whole genome shotgun sequence genomic window:
- the Jag1 gene encoding protein jagged-1, giving the protein MRSPRTRGRPGRPLSLLLALLCALRAKVCGASGQFELEILSMQNVNGELQNGNCCGGARNPGDRKCTRDECDTYFKVCLKEYQSRVTAGGPCSFGSGSTPVIGGNTFNLKASRGNDRNRIVLPFSFAWPRSYTLLVEAWDSSNDTIQPDSIIEKASHSGMINPSRQWQTLKQNTGIAHFEYQIRVTCDDHYYGFGCNKFCRPRDDFFGHYACDQNGNKTCMEGWMGPECNKAICRQGCSPKHGSCKLPGDCRCQYGWQGLYCDKCIPHPGCVHGTCNEPWQCLCETNWGGQLCDKDLNYCGTHQPCLNRGTCSNTGPDKYQCSCPEGYSGPNCEIAEHACLSDPCHNRGSCKETSSGFECECSPGWTGPTCSTNIDDCSPNNCSHGGTCQDLVNGFKCVCPPQWTGKTCQLDANECEAKPCVNARSCKNLIASYYCDCLPGWMGQNCDININDCLGQCQNDASCRDLVNGYRCICPPGYAGDHCERDIDECASNPCLNGGHCQNEINRFQCLCPTGFSGNLCQLDIDYCEPNPCQNGAQCYNRASDYFCKCPEDYEGKNCSHLKDHCRTTPCEVIDSCTVAMASNDTPEGVRYISSNVCGPHGKCKSESGGKFTCDCNKGFTGTYCHENINDCESNPCKNGGTCIDGVNSYKCICSDGWEGVHCENNINDCSQNPCHYGGTCRDLVNDFYCDCKNGWKGKTCHSRDSQCDEATCNNGGTCYDEVDTFKCMCPGGWEGTTCNIARNSSCLPNPCHNGGTCVVNGDSFTCVCKEGWEGPICTQNTNDCSPHPCYNSGTCVDGDNWYRCECAPGFAGPDCRININECQSSPCAFGATCVDEINGYQCICPPGHSGAKCHEVSGRSCITMGRVILDGAKWDDDCNTCQCLNGRVACSKVWCGPRPCRLHKGHGECPNGQSCIPVLDDQCFVRPCTGAGECRSSSLQPVKTKCTSDSYYQDNCANITFTFNKEMMSPGLTTEHICSELRNLNILKNVSAEYSIYIACEPSLSANNEIHVAISAEDIRDDGNPVKEITDKIIDLVSKRDGNSSLIAAVAEVRVQRRPLKNRTDFLVPLLSSVLTVAWVCCLVTAFYWCVRKRRKPSSHTHSAPEDSTTNNVREQLNQIKNPIEKHGANTVPIKDYENKNSKMSKIRTHNSEVEEDDMDKHQQKVRFAKQPVYTLVDREEKAPSGTPTKHPNWTNKQDNRDLESAQSLNRMEYIV; this is encoded by the exons ATGCGGTCCCCACGGACGCGCGGCCGGCCGGGGCGCCCCTTGAGCCTTCTGCTCGCCCTGCTCTGTGCCCTGCGAGCCAAG GTGTGCGGGGCCTCGGGTCAATTTGAGCTGGAGATCCTGTCCATGCAGAACGTGAACGGAGAGTTACAGAATGGGAACTGTTGCGGCGGAGCCCGGAACCCTGGCGACCGCAAGTGCACCCGCGACGAGTGTGACACGTACTTCAAAGTGTGCCTCAAGGAGTATCAGTCCCGCGTCACCGCCGGGGGACCCTGCAGCTTCGGCTCAGGGTCTACGCCTGTCATCGGGGGCAACACCTTCAATCTCAAGGCCAGCCGCGGCAACGACCGTAATCGCATCGTACTGCCTTTCAGTTTCGCCTGGCCG AGGTCCTATACTTTGCTGGTGGAGGCATGGGATTCCAGTAATGACACTATTC AACCTGATAGCATAATTGAAAAGGCTTCTCACTCAGGCATGATAAACCCCAGCCGGCAGTGGCAGACACTGAAACAGAACACAGGGATTGCCCACTTTGAGTATCAGATCCGAGTGACCTGTGATGACCACTACTATGGCTTTGGCTGCAACAAGTTCTGTCGGCCCAGAGATGACTTCTTTGGACATTATGCCTGCGACCAGAATGGCAACAAAACCTGCATGGAAGGCTGGATGGGTCCCGAGTGTAACAAAG CAATATGCCGACAGGGCTGCAGTCCCAAGCATGGCTCCTGCAAACTCCCAGGTGACTGCAG GTGCCAGTATGGCTGGCAGGGCCTGTACTGTGATAAGTGCATCCCGCACCCAGGATGTGTCCACGGCACCTGCAATGAACCCTGGCAGTGCCTCTGTGAAACCAACTGGGGTGGACAGCTCTGTGACAAAG ATCTGAATTACTGTGGGACTCATCAGCCCTGTCTCAACCGGGGAACATGTAGCAACACTGGCCCTGACAAATACCAGTGTTCCTGCCCCGAGGGCTACTCAGGGCCGAACTGTGAAATTG CTGAGCATGCCTGCCTCTCTGATCCCTGCCACAACAGAGGCAGCTGCAAGGAGACCTCCTCGGGCTTTGAGTGTGAGTGTTCTCCAGGCTGGACTGGACCCACATGTTCCACAA ACATCGATGACTGCTCTCCAAATAACTGTTCCCACGGAGGCACCTGCCAGGATCTAGTGAATGGATTCAAGTGCGTGTGCCCACCCCAGTGGACTGGCAAGACTTGTCAGTTAG ATGCAAATGAGTGCGAGGCCAAGCCTTGTGTAAATGCCAGATCCTGTAAGAATCTGATTGCCAGCTACTACTGTGATTGTCTTCCTGGCTGGATGGGTCAGAATTGTGACATAA atatCAATGACTGCCTTGGCCAGTGTCAGAATGATGCCTCCTGTCGG gATTTGGTTAATGGTTATCGCTGTATCTGTCCACCTGGCTATGCGGGCGATCACTGTGAAAGAGACATCGATGAATGTGCTAGCAACCCCTGCTTGAATGGGGGTCACTGTCAGAATGAAATTAACAGATTCCAGTGTCTGTGTCCCACTGGTTTCTCTGGAAACCTCTGTCAG CTGGACATTGATTACTGCGAGCCCAACCCTTGCCAGAATGGCGCCCAATGCTACAATCGTGCCAGTGACTATTTCTGCAAGTGCCCTGAGGACTACGAGGGCAAGAACTGCTCACACCTGAAAGACCACTGCCGCACCACTCCCTGTGAAG TGATTGACAGCTGCACTGTGGCCATGGCCTCCAACGATACGCCTGAAGGGGTGCGGTATATCTCTTCCAACGTCTGTGGTCCCCATGGGAAGTGCAAGAGCGAGTCGGGAGGCAAATTCACCTGTGACTGTAACAAAGGCTTCACCGGCACCTACTGCCATGAAA ATATCAACGACTGTGAGAGCAACCCCTGTAAAAACGGCGGCACGTGCATCGACGGTGTTAACTCCTACAAGTGTATCTGTAGTGACGGCTGGGAGGGCGTGCACTGTGAGAACA ACATAAATGACTGTAGCCAGAACCCTTGCCACTATGGGGGTACATGTCGAGACCTGGTCAATGACTTTTACTGTGACTGCAAAAATGGGTGGAAAGGGAAAACCTGCCACTCGC GTGACAGCCAGTGTGACGAAGCTACGTGTAATAATGGTGGTACCTGCTATGATGAAGTGGATACGTTTAAGTGCATGTGTCCTGGTGGCTGGGAAGGAACAACCTGTAATATAG CTAGAAACAGTAGCTGCCTGCCGAACCCCTGTCATAATGGAGGCACCTGCGTGGTCAATGGCgattccttcacctgtgtctgcaaAGAAGGCTGGGAGGGGCCGATTTGTACTCAAA ATACCAACGACTGCAGTCCTCACCCTTG TTACAACAGCGGGACCTGTGTGGATGGAGACAACTGGTACCGGTGCGAATGTGCCCCTGGTTTTGCTGGGCCGGACTGCAGGATAA ACATCAATGAGTGCCAGTCTTCCCCTTGTGCCTTTGGGGCCACCTGTGTGGATGAGATCAATGGCTACCAGTGTATCTGCCCTCCAGGACATAGTGGTGCCAAGTGCCATGAAG TTTCAGGGAGATCTTGCATCACCATGGGGAGAGTGATACTTGATGGGGCCAAGTGGGATGACGACTGTAACACCTGCCAGTGCCTGAATGGACGGGTGGCCTGCTCCAAG GTCTGGTGTGGCCCGAGACCTTGCCGGCTCCACAAAGGGCACGGCGAGTGTCCCAATGGGCAGAGCTGTATCCCAGTCCTGGATGACCAGTGTTTCGTGCGCCCCTGCACTGGTGCTGGCGAGTGTCggtcctccagcctccagccagTGAAGACCAAGTGTACATCGGACTCTTACTACCAGGACAATTGTGCGAACATCACTTTCACCTTTAACAAGGAGATGATGTCTCCA GGTCTCACCACTGAGCACATTTGCAGCGAATTGAGGAATTTGAATATTCTGAAGAATGTTTCTGCTGAGTATTCAATCTACATAGCCTGTGAGCCTTCCTTATCAGCAAACAATGAAATACACGTGGCCATT TCTGCCGAAGACATCCGGGATGATGGAAACCCTGTCAAGGAAATTACTGATAAAATAATAGATCTCGTTAGTAAACGGGATGGGAACAGCTCACTTATCGCTGCTGTTGCAGAAGTCAGAGTTCAGAGGCGCCCTCTGAAAAACAGAACAG ATTTCCTGGTTCCTCTGCTGAGCTCTGTCTTAACAGTGGCTTGGGTCTGTTGCTTGGTGACCGCCTTCTACTGGTGTGTGCGGAAGCGGCGGAAGCCGAGCAGCCACACCCACTCTGCCCCCGAGGACAGCACCACCAACAACGTGCGCGAACAGCTGAACCAAATCAAAAACCCCATCGAGAAACACGGAGCCAACACAGTCCCCATCAAGGATTATGAGAACAAAAACTCCAAAATGTCAAAAATCAGGACACACAACTCGGAAGTGGAAGAGGATGACATGGATAAGCACCAGCAGAAAGTCCGGTTTGCCAAACAGCCCGTGTACACGCTGGTAGACCGAGAGGAGAAGGCCCCCAGCGGCACGCCGACGAAACACCCGAACTGGACAAACAAACAGGACAACAGAGACTTGGAAAGTGCCCAGAGCTTGAACCGGATGGAGTACATCGTATAG